The window AAGGCAGCACCTTGGATGATGCTCTGGTGTATTATCAAGCAACGGATGACTCGTTTGTCAAAGCGCATTGCTATGGATTGTGTCGTTGGTTTTATCGATTGAATGCTATTGCAAAAATATTATTGAGCAAGCCGTTAAAAGATAAAGATGCTGATATTTATGCCTTGATTTTATTGGGCTTACATCAGATTTATTTTAGTACGATAAAGCCTTATGCAGTCGTTACAGAAACCGTCGATGCCGTTTTAGAGTTAGAAAAACCATGGGCAAAAGGGTTGGTGAATGCTTGTTTGCGGCGTACATTGCGTGAAAAAGAAGAGTTGTTAGAAAATATCCAACAAGATGAAATGGCGTTTTATTCTCATTCAAGATGGATGATTGAGCATCTTAAAATTTCTTGGCCAGGGTATTGGCAAACTATTTTAGAAGCCAACAATCAACAAGCGCCGATGACATTACGTGTCAATCAAAAGCGTTTAGAAGATCCTATAACACAGTTTTTGCACTCTTGTAGTGGCGAGTGGCGTTCGCCCTCTTGTGTGTATTTAGCATCACCTATGCCGGTTCATGATATTCTGGGTTTCAAAGAAGGCATTATTTCTATTCAAGATCAAGCCTCACAATACGTCGCGCCGTTATTACAACTTTCCCCTGATGATTATGTGTTAGATGCTTGCTCAGCGCCGGGCGGAAAAACAGGACACTTATTAGAGACTGAACCAAAAATTCATCTGACCGCATTGGATATCAGTGAAAAACGTTTGCAAAAAGTGAAGCAAAATTTAGAAAGATTAAAGCTCGATTCAGAAGTAACCTTAATTGCCAGTGATGCTTGCCAAACAGAAGCTTGGTTTCAAGGGAATTTATTCGATAAAATTTTAATTGACGCACCTTGTTCTGGAACAGGCGTTATTCGACGACATCCTGATATTAAATTAT is drawn from Gammaproteobacteria bacterium and contains these coding sequences:
- the rsmB gene encoding 16S rRNA (cytosine(967)-C(5))-methyltransferase RsmB; its protein translation is MNSRAQIAKIFADILVKGSTLDDALVYYQATDDSFVKAHCYGLCRWFYRLNAIAKILLSKPLKDKDADIYALILLGLHQIYFSTIKPYAVVTETVDAVLELEKPWAKGLVNACLRRTLREKEELLENIQQDEMAFYSHSRWMIEHLKISWPGYWQTILEANNQQAPMTLRVNQKRLEDPITQFLHSCSGEWRSPSCVYLASPMPVHDILGFKEGIISIQDQASQYVAPLLQLSPDDYVLDACSAPGGKTGHLLETEPKIHLTALDISEKRLQKVKQNLERLKLDSEVTLIASDACQTEAWFQGNLFDKILIDAPCSGTGVIRRHPDIKLLRRKSDLQSFAGQQRKLLNSLWPLLSVGGKLLYTTCSVMPEENEYVIEEFLATHSDAQVQEIQLPIGMAQQHGWQCFPQINGHDGFYYCLLTKIPGL